One window from the genome of Rariglobus hedericola encodes:
- the glgB gene encoding 1,4-alpha-glucan branching protein GlgB, whose translation MILTPVELASFIEARNACPHDFLGMRPFKQGRSQGVLVRAFIREAKACEVVDVSKKTAPGVEMELLAPEGLFEVFIPKVKDVFRYQLRATLHSGEIRQFFDPYSFLPTLGEQDLYLFNEGNEHRIYEKLGSHLRVIDGIPGVSFAVWAPSAARVSVVGNFNHWDGRYHPMRPLGGSGVWELFIPGLGEGELYKYELLDQSQNILIKTDPYGAYFEAPPGNASIVYNPRTHAWKDSEWMQKRAADAGRIDRPLSIYEVHLGSWKRKVEDGNRPFSYRELAPMLADYVTEMGFTHIEVMPLAEHPFDGSWGYQVTGFFAPTQRFGTPADFAFFVDHLHQRGIGVILDWVPAHFPRDSFALAEFDGTHLYEHADPRQGAHMDWGTLIFNFGRNEVRCFLIANALAWLDLYHLDGLRVDAVASMLYLDYSRKDGEWIPNKFGGRENLEAIDFLRQTNQLVHSYYPGVLTIAEESTSFSGISRAVEHGGIGFDFKWNMGWMHDTLKYFQKEPIHRKWHHNDLTFGALYQYSENFVTVFSHDEVVHGKGSMLNKMGAWDIAEKAATLRSLYGHMWAWPGKKLLFMGCEFGQSREWAYASSLDWHLLQYKDHEGIRLLVRELNHLYKNEPVLSCNDLDGRGFRWINSHDGGASVVSYLRQDEFQQTFFAVVGHFTPVMRGNFRVGVPRGGWWKEVLNTNSAYYGGTGAGNEGGRLADDIPCNGYPHSLSLTIPPLTTLIFKWSADA comes from the coding sequence GTGATCCTTACTCCCGTAGAACTCGCCTCCTTCATCGAAGCCCGCAACGCCTGCCCCCATGATTTTCTGGGCATGCGGCCCTTCAAACAAGGACGCAGTCAGGGCGTGTTGGTTCGCGCTTTTATTCGCGAGGCGAAGGCCTGCGAAGTGGTCGATGTCAGTAAGAAGACGGCACCCGGCGTCGAGATGGAGTTGCTCGCCCCCGAGGGTTTGTTCGAGGTTTTCATCCCCAAGGTAAAAGACGTCTTCCGCTATCAACTGCGTGCCACCTTGCACAGCGGCGAGATCCGCCAGTTTTTTGATCCGTATTCATTTCTCCCTACGCTGGGTGAACAGGATCTCTATCTCTTCAACGAGGGCAACGAACACCGCATCTACGAAAAACTTGGTTCGCACCTGCGCGTGATCGACGGGATTCCCGGCGTGTCCTTCGCGGTCTGGGCCCCGAGCGCCGCCCGCGTGTCGGTTGTCGGTAATTTCAACCACTGGGATGGCCGCTATCATCCGATGCGTCCGCTCGGCGGCTCCGGTGTCTGGGAGTTGTTCATTCCCGGTTTGGGCGAGGGCGAGCTCTATAAATACGAGCTCCTCGACCAGTCCCAAAACATCCTCATCAAGACCGATCCCTACGGTGCTTATTTCGAGGCGCCTCCCGGCAACGCATCCATCGTTTACAACCCGCGCACCCATGCGTGGAAGGATTCGGAGTGGATGCAAAAACGTGCCGCCGATGCCGGCCGCATCGACCGGCCTCTTTCCATTTACGAAGTCCACCTCGGCTCGTGGAAACGCAAGGTCGAGGACGGCAATCGTCCGTTCAGCTATCGCGAACTCGCTCCGATGCTCGCTGACTACGTGACCGAAATGGGCTTCACGCACATCGAGGTCATGCCCTTGGCTGAGCATCCGTTCGACGGCTCGTGGGGTTATCAGGTCACCGGCTTTTTCGCTCCGACGCAGCGCTTCGGAACGCCGGCGGATTTCGCTTTCTTCGTCGACCACCTGCACCAGCGCGGCATCGGCGTGATTCTCGACTGGGTGCCCGCGCATTTCCCGCGCGACAGCTTTGCCCTCGCCGAGTTCGACGGCACGCATCTCTACGAGCATGCTGATCCGCGCCAGGGCGCGCACATGGATTGGGGCACGCTCATTTTTAACTTCGGTCGCAACGAGGTCCGTTGCTTCCTCATCGCGAACGCGCTCGCGTGGCTTGATCTCTACCATCTCGACGGCCTGCGCGTGGATGCGGTCGCGTCGATGCTTTACCTCGATTACTCACGCAAGGACGGCGAGTGGATTCCTAACAAGTTCGGCGGACGCGAAAATCTCGAGGCCATCGATTTCCTGCGCCAGACCAACCAGCTGGTTCACTCGTATTATCCCGGCGTGCTCACGATCGCCGAGGAGTCCACGTCCTTCTCGGGCATCTCGCGAGCGGTCGAGCACGGCGGCATCGGTTTCGACTTCAAGTGGAACATGGGCTGGATGCACGACACGCTGAAGTATTTTCAGAAAGAGCCGATTCATCGCAAGTGGCACCATAACGACCTCACCTTCGGCGCGCTTTATCAGTATTCGGAAAACTTCGTCACGGTGTTTTCGCACGATGAAGTCGTTCACGGGAAAGGCTCCATGCTCAATAAAATGGGCGCCTGGGATATTGCTGAAAAAGCCGCCACGCTCCGTTCGCTTTACGGGCACATGTGGGCGTGGCCCGGCAAGAAGCTGCTCTTCATGGGCTGCGAATTCGGCCAGTCACGCGAGTGGGCCTACGCCAGCAGCCTCGACTGGCACTTGCTGCAATACAAAGACCATGAAGGCATCCGTCTGCTGGTCCGTGAGCTCAATCATCTCTACAAAAACGAGCCGGTGCTCAGCTGCAACGATCTCGATGGACGCGGCTTTCGCTGGATCAATTCGCATGATGGCGGCGCCAGTGTCGTGAGCTACCTGCGTCAGGACGAATTCCAGCAGACCTTCTTCGCGGTGGTGGGCCACTTCACGCCTGTGATGCGTGGAAACTTCCGGGTCGGCGTGCCACGTGGTGGTTGGTGGAAGGAAGTGCTCAATACGAACAGTGCTTATTATGGCGGAACCGGCGCGGGTAACGAAGGCGGCCGTCTGGCCGACGACATTCCCTGCAATGGCTATCCACACAGCTTGAGCCTCACGATTCCGCCGCTCACCACGCTGATCTTTAAGTGGTCGGCCGACGCTTGA
- the ppc gene encoding phosphoenolpyruvate carboxylase — protein MARSTVSRSSTALKELAQLRTEIRTLGAALGRVITRIEGPEALETVERLRTLAKASRAGDAAAAPALSRAIADLTPTEAFSQAMAFTLYFELVNLAEENFRILLLRRRRAARLGADPKSADARPIRESIEAAVVELKKRGVDSAAMQQLVDRINIDLVFTAHPTESKRRTLLAKLQSLGEVLRQRAYPEVNGLAFADPACVEREIACLWLTDRSRTARPEVADEARTGLWYLDSTLYQTLPRLHADMESALKLHYPEVKAPARWLVFGSWIGGDRDGNPNVNARVTADILTLHRRTAVDKMHAAVSHLLHTLTVSDLRDTVSPAVRRLLKESRHLSPYVEQLMSRYPHEPYRLLLGGLRERLGRATDEARDGTVLMPETADDEPALPVETLREAVETMRDSLLAGRGALLADGDLQALRNQIDIFGLHASHLDLRQHSSHHEAAVTELLDRADYAKLDENTKRELLTAAIDSARPLGVTALGKLSAPTRNVLDPLRVASLAAAKFGPSSLGIYIISMTDAVSDILEVVYLMKLTGTNLPIAPLFETLDDLNLAPEVLGTLFTHPAYAPILKAASDHQHVMLGYSDSNKDCGYLTANWALYKAQETITAVCREHDVRVTLFHGRGGSIARGGGPAAKAILAQPIGLRDGGIRVTEQGEVLSTRYHDADLAHRILEQMAYGVLLGSHAAQKPFVPPAEWTDAMETMSAAGFAAYEKLVHKDPEFLVFWKQATPIDEISNLKFGSRPTFRRNTTSVEDLRAIPWVFSWMQSRFNFPGWYGLGSALDAVLKRGPKGKKLLRTLHAEWPFFQTMIDNAQLTMRKADMGIAELYAGLVEEPAIRSRIFGILMAEFDRTEKAILAITGQKQLLAREPVLLKSVQLRNPYIDPLNYLQVEMMRRLRGGKLSKSEDEATRGVVELTINGISGGLKNTG, from the coding sequence ATGGCCCGCTCCACTGTCTCCCGCTCCTCCACCGCGCTCAAAGAACTTGCCCAGCTCCGGACCGAGATCCGCACCTTGGGGGCCGCGTTGGGACGGGTGATCACCCGAATCGAAGGGCCCGAGGCCCTTGAAACCGTCGAGCGCCTGCGCACGCTGGCCAAAGCCAGTCGCGCCGGGGACGCCGCCGCCGCCCCCGCATTGAGCCGCGCGATCGCCGACCTCACGCCGACCGAGGCCTTCAGCCAGGCCATGGCCTTCACGCTTTATTTCGAGCTGGTGAACCTGGCCGAGGAAAACTTCCGCATTCTGCTGCTTCGCCGTCGTCGTGCCGCTCGTCTCGGGGCCGACCCGAAGTCCGCTGATGCCCGGCCCATTCGCGAGTCCATCGAGGCCGCCGTGGTTGAACTCAAAAAGCGCGGCGTCGATAGCGCGGCGATGCAACAATTGGTCGATCGCATCAACATCGACCTCGTGTTCACCGCGCATCCGACCGAATCGAAGCGCCGCACGTTGCTGGCGAAACTCCAGAGTCTCGGTGAGGTGCTGCGCCAGCGCGCTTATCCCGAGGTCAACGGCCTCGCCTTTGCCGATCCCGCTTGCGTCGAACGTGAGATCGCCTGCCTCTGGCTCACGGATCGCAGCCGCACCGCGCGTCCCGAAGTGGCCGACGAGGCCCGCACGGGTCTTTGGTATCTCGACTCCACGCTTTATCAGACCCTCCCGCGTCTTCACGCCGACATGGAGAGCGCCCTCAAGCTCCATTATCCCGAGGTCAAGGCGCCCGCTCGCTGGCTCGTGTTCGGTTCCTGGATCGGTGGCGATCGTGATGGCAATCCGAACGTCAACGCCCGCGTCACCGCCGACATCCTCACGCTGCATCGCCGCACCGCTGTCGATAAAATGCACGCCGCCGTGTCGCATCTGTTGCACACGCTGACGGTCTCGGATTTGCGCGACACCGTCTCGCCGGCCGTGCGCCGTCTGCTCAAGGAAAGCCGCCACCTTTCCCCGTATGTCGAGCAGCTCATGAGCCGCTATCCGCACGAGCCGTATCGTCTCCTGCTGGGCGGTCTGCGCGAACGTCTGGGCCGCGCCACTGACGAGGCGCGCGATGGCACCGTGTTGATGCCTGAGACGGCCGACGACGAGCCGGCACTGCCCGTCGAGACGCTGCGTGAAGCCGTTGAAACCATGCGCGACAGCCTGCTCGCTGGCCGCGGTGCTTTGCTGGCCGATGGCGATCTTCAGGCACTCCGTAACCAGATCGATATTTTCGGCCTGCACGCATCGCATCTCGACCTGCGCCAGCACTCCAGCCACCACGAGGCGGCCGTCACCGAATTGCTCGACCGCGCCGATTACGCGAAACTCGACGAGAACACGAAACGTGAACTGCTCACCGCCGCCATCGACTCCGCGCGTCCGCTCGGAGTGACGGCGCTCGGCAAACTCTCCGCTCCCACGCGCAACGTCCTCGATCCGCTCCGCGTCGCCTCGCTGGCCGCCGCGAAGTTCGGCCCGTCCTCGCTCGGTATCTACATCATCAGCATGACCGACGCCGTCTCCGATATTCTGGAGGTGGTTTACCTGATGAAGCTCACCGGCACCAACCTGCCGATCGCTCCGCTCTTCGAGACGCTCGACGACTTGAACCTCGCGCCGGAAGTTCTCGGCACGCTCTTCACGCATCCCGCGTATGCTCCGATCTTGAAGGCCGCGTCTGATCATCAGCACGTCATGCTCGGCTACTCCGACTCGAATAAGGACTGCGGTTACCTCACGGCTAATTGGGCGCTCTACAAGGCCCAGGAAACCATCACCGCCGTCTGCCGCGAACATGATGTGCGCGTCACGCTTTTCCACGGACGCGGCGGCAGTATCGCGCGCGGCGGCGGTCCGGCTGCGAAGGCCATTCTCGCGCAACCCATCGGCCTGCGCGATGGCGGCATTCGCGTCACCGAACAGGGCGAAGTGCTTTCCACGCGTTATCACGATGCCGACCTCGCCCATCGTATCCTCGAGCAGATGGCCTATGGCGTTCTCCTCGGTTCGCATGCCGCGCAGAAACCGTTCGTGCCGCCCGCCGAGTGGACCGATGCGATGGAGACGATGAGTGCCGCCGGTTTTGCGGCTTACGAAAAACTCGTGCACAAGGATCCCGAGTTCCTCGTGTTCTGGAAACAAGCCACGCCCATCGACGAGATCAGTAATCTTAAATTCGGTTCGCGTCCCACGTTCCGTCGCAACACCACGAGCGTCGAAGATCTGCGCGCAATCCCCTGGGTCTTCTCATGGATGCAGAGCCGCTTTAACTTCCCCGGCTGGTATGGCCTCGGCTCCGCGCTCGACGCCGTGCTCAAGCGCGGACCGAAGGGCAAAAAACTCCTGCGCACGCTCCACGCCGAGTGGCCGTTCTTCCAGACGATGATCGACAACGCGCAGCTCACCATGCGCAAGGCCGACATGGGCATTGCCGAGCTCTACGCTGGCCTCGTCGAGGAACCCGCGATCCGCTCTCGGATCTTCGGCATCCTCATGGCGGAGTTTGATCGCACTGAGAAAGCCATCCTGGCGATCACCGGCCAAAAGCAGCTCCTCGCCCGTGAGCCCGTCCTCCTGAAGTCCGTGCAACTGCGCAATCCCTACATCGACCCGCTCAATTATCTCCAAGTCGAGATGATGCGCCGACTGCGCGGCGGAAAGCTTTCGAAGTCCGAGGACGAAGCCACGCGCGGCGTCGTTGAACTTACAATCAATGGCATCTCGGGCGGTCTCAAGAATACCGGTTGA
- a CDS encoding LPS-assembly protein LptD yields the protein MTRRLLPVLLLASAPLLNGASPALPEITATRTEITDAGTVFNGDARLNYDGALLLADQISYDPKTQVARATGHVSLTRGPQRLLADELIYNLETRSYSVKDMRVGQDPIYISGSSLEGTPDKVVIEDAVITFSDPGLATPTVRASSVTYIPSDSITAKSARVGVGPVMPIPVPLYSQTINDPLLSHVKARAGFSSNLGGELDLGLLAPFTRTVKLGGDLGIYTKRGVMFGPAGAYAFDNANQSFHGSLRSGYISDSGDRGNDILLKPIPKERGFVSWEHYQTVGDDVTLLGQVNYWSDSDVLRDFREREFRDVQTPDNFFEGYKTGDNYVVSAFTRFQPNDYHVVQRRLPEIRFDGLPVDAGAGIYHRVNASIASLEDKSLPALSDPVNRVDTYYALTRPFTPREWLSIKPVAGARFTYYDRALGGKSDYTRVLGEIGFDADLQASSTYDYKNERWDIDGIRHVVKPYVSYRAIGNADQGQAYIPPIDRDAFSTYLQPLGLGDRRDIDTLDKTNTLRLGLDNAIQTRDRVYGSRNLAELNVATDWRFDRAANQSHFSAIQTEAALTPVNWLRFDVYSNITPSDLTMREINTGVTFRDAGVWSARVSTDFLRSDPAAGVVGIQEYNLDVRYTLNEAYQLLFQLSYDTRLGSFSQQTFGLRQNIRNIWFIDYVLSLREGNSRAGSTSFSVSIELASF from the coding sequence GTGACCAGACGCTTACTCCCCGTCCTTCTTCTTGCCAGTGCGCCGCTTCTTAATGGAGCTTCCCCCGCCCTGCCCGAAATCACCGCCACCCGCACCGAGATCACCGACGCCGGCACGGTTTTCAATGGTGACGCCCGTCTGAACTACGACGGCGCGCTGCTCCTCGCGGATCAGATTTCCTACGACCCAAAGACCCAGGTAGCCCGTGCCACCGGCCATGTCTCGCTCACCCGCGGCCCGCAGCGCCTCCTCGCCGACGAACTCATCTACAATCTGGAGACTCGCAGCTACAGTGTTAAAGACATGCGCGTCGGCCAGGACCCGATTTATATCTCGGGCAGCAGCCTCGAAGGCACCCCCGACAAGGTCGTCATCGAAGACGCCGTCATCACGTTTTCAGACCCCGGCCTCGCTACGCCCACGGTGCGCGCCAGCTCGGTGACCTATATTCCCAGCGATAGCATCACCGCCAAAAGCGCCCGCGTAGGCGTGGGCCCGGTCATGCCGATCCCGGTTCCGCTCTACAGCCAGACGATCAACGATCCCCTGCTCTCGCACGTAAAGGCCCGCGCCGGTTTCAGTTCCAATTTGGGCGGTGAGCTCGACCTCGGCCTGCTCGCGCCGTTCACCCGCACGGTCAAACTCGGCGGCGATCTCGGTATCTACACGAAACGCGGTGTCATGTTCGGCCCGGCCGGCGCCTACGCGTTTGATAACGCCAACCAATCTTTCCACGGTTCGCTCCGCAGCGGTTACATCAGCGACAGCGGTGATCGCGGTAACGACATTCTGCTCAAGCCGATTCCCAAAGAGCGCGGTTTCGTATCCTGGGAACACTACCAGACCGTGGGTGACGACGTCACGTTGCTCGGCCAGGTCAACTACTGGTCCGACTCCGATGTGCTCCGCGACTTCCGTGAGCGCGAATTCCGCGATGTTCAGACGCCCGACAACTTCTTCGAAGGTTATAAGACCGGCGATAATTACGTCGTGTCGGCCTTCACCCGTTTTCAACCCAACGACTACCACGTCGTCCAGCGCCGCCTCCCCGAAATTCGTTTCGACGGTCTGCCCGTGGATGCCGGCGCCGGCATTTATCATCGCGTCAACGCCAGCATCGCTTCCCTCGAAGACAAGTCCCTCCCCGCCCTTTCCGATCCGGTCAACCGTGTGGATACTTACTACGCGCTCACCCGTCCGTTCACCCCGCGCGAATGGCTTTCCATCAAGCCCGTGGCCGGCGCCCGCTTCACTTACTATGACCGCGCCCTCGGCGGCAAAAGCGACTACACCCGCGTGCTCGGCGAAATCGGTTTCGATGCGGATCTCCAGGCCAGCTCGACCTATGACTACAAAAACGAACGCTGGGACATCGATGGCATCCGCCACGTCGTGAAGCCCTATGTTTCCTACCGCGCCATCGGCAATGCCGACCAGGGCCAGGCCTACATTCCGCCCATCGATCGCGACGCGTTTTCCACCTACCTGCAGCCGCTCGGCCTCGGTGATCGCCGCGACATCGACACCCTCGACAAGACCAACACCCTTCGCCTCGGCTTGGACAACGCGATCCAAACCCGCGATCGCGTTTACGGCTCCCGCAATCTCGCCGAATTGAACGTGGCGACCGACTGGCGTTTCGACCGGGCCGCCAACCAGAGCCACTTCTCCGCCATTCAAACCGAAGCCGCGCTCACTCCCGTCAACTGGCTTCGCTTCGATGTTTACAGCAACATCACGCCGAGCGACCTCACGATGCGCGAGATCAACACCGGCGTGACCTTCCGCGACGCCGGCGTGTGGTCCGCACGCGTGAGCACCGACTTCCTCCGGAGCGATCCCGCCGCCGGCGTGGTCGGCATCCAGGAATACAACCTCGATGTGCGTTACACGCTCAACGAAGCCTACCAGCTGCTTTTCCAGCTCAGCTACGACACCCGCCTCGGCAGCTTCAGCCAGCAGACGTTCGGCCTCCGCCAAAACATCCGTAATATCTGGTTCATCGACTACGTTCTCTCGCTTCGTGAGGGCAACTCCCGCGCCGGCTCCACCAGCTTCAGCGTGAGCATCGAACTCGCCAGCTTCTAA
- a CDS encoding RsmB/NOP family class I SAM-dependent RNA methyltransferase → MDRPSPAASQGRSFLQLFSALRPHVATDRNLPSRLQQLLAREKRFGSRDRRLYRELLYTALRHLPWIDARLATDTPDDAIRATAWLAADTAATRAFRAHWTAGWPEVPATVAERARHLSADPAALLPAWFAEHCPAAFQSPAFDALHTRAPLWIRLQTDDATPVLAEFEARGWSVQPAPVLSTALEVLAEADLTTTDAYARGLIEIQDLGSQLLLARLSPAPAGHWLDACAGAGGKTLQLARLLGTSGKVDAHDIRASALDELGTRAARARIANIRILSAAPSGTYDGVLIDAPCSGTGTWRRAPHLKWCTTPQTITNSATVQRQLLERYAPLVSAGGQLVYATCSLSRQENEDVITAFLAAHPEFTAAAPASMLLPSDYNTDGYFVAPLRRV, encoded by the coding sequence ATGGACCGCCCTTCACCCGCCGCCAGCCAAGGTCGGTCTTTCCTGCAACTGTTCTCCGCGCTTCGTCCGCACGTCGCCACCGACCGCAACCTTCCCTCGCGCCTGCAACAACTGCTCGCCCGCGAGAAACGGTTCGGCTCCCGCGACCGCCGCCTTTATCGCGAGCTGCTCTACACCGCGCTCCGCCACTTGCCGTGGATCGACGCCCGTCTCGCCACCGATACACCCGACGACGCCATTCGCGCCACCGCCTGGCTCGCCGCTGACACTGCGGCCACCCGCGCCTTCCGCGCTCATTGGACGGCCGGCTGGCCCGAGGTTCCCGCGACTGTCGCCGAAAGGGCCCGCCACCTTTCCGCCGATCCCGCCGCGTTGCTCCCCGCGTGGTTCGCCGAACATTGCCCCGCCGCGTTTCAATCGCCCGCCTTCGATGCGTTGCACACCCGTGCCCCGCTCTGGATTCGACTCCAAACCGATGATGCCACGCCCGTGCTCGCCGAGTTCGAAGCTCGCGGCTGGTCCGTGCAACCCGCCCCCGTTTTATCCACCGCACTTGAGGTGCTTGCCGAGGCCGATCTCACCACGACCGACGCCTACGCCCGCGGCCTGATCGAGATCCAGGATCTCGGTTCACAACTCCTGCTCGCACGGCTTTCCCCCGCGCCCGCCGGTCACTGGCTCGACGCCTGTGCCGGTGCCGGTGGCAAAACCCTCCAACTCGCCCGCCTGCTCGGCACCTCGGGCAAGGTCGATGCCCACGACATCCGCGCCTCCGCGCTCGATGAACTCGGCACCCGCGCTGCCCGCGCCCGCATTGCCAACATCCGTATTTTGTCCGCCGCTCCGTCCGGCACTTACGACGGTGTCTTGATCGACGCCCCATGCAGCGGCACCGGCACCTGGCGTCGCGCCCCGCATCTGAAATGGTGCACCACACCGCAGACCATCACGAATTCCGCCACCGTCCAACGCCAGCTGCTCGAACGCTACGCGCCGCTCGTGAGCGCCGGCGGGCAGCTCGTTTACGCCACCTGCTCCCTCAGCCGTCAGGAAAACGAAGACGTCATCACCGCCTTTCTCGCGGCGCACCCGGAGTTCACCGCCGCCGCCCCCGCGAGCATGTTGCTGCCGTCCGATTATAACACCGACGGTTATTTCGTCGCCCCGTTACGTCGGGTCTGA
- a CDS encoding sigma-70 family RNA polymerase sigma factor, with protein MSKPSSIDAASPADDSRHAHDAQLVRRVGTGDQSALGELYDRWVRPLHALASNILHDPTEAEDVLHDVFLTLWRKSADFDTTRGHAFSWAATLTRNRAIDRLRSRSRRSELLNQAAPADLGYDESNPGADGTDSAGHLWLKEKSSAVRRALATLPGDQRDVLQLAYFGGLTQLEIAEKLSQPLGTVKARIRRGLLKLRDVLAPQL; from the coding sequence ATGAGCAAACCGTCGTCCATCGACGCCGCCTCGCCGGCCGACGACTCCCGCCACGCGCACGATGCGCAACTCGTTCGCCGCGTTGGCACCGGCGATCAATCCGCCCTCGGTGAACTCTACGACCGCTGGGTCCGCCCCTTGCACGCACTCGCCAGCAACATCCTTCACGATCCCACCGAGGCCGAAGATGTGCTCCACGACGTTTTCCTGACTCTCTGGCGCAAGTCCGCCGACTTCGACACCACGCGCGGCCACGCTTTTTCTTGGGCCGCCACGCTCACGCGCAATCGTGCCATCGACCGTCTGCGTTCCCGCTCGCGTCGTTCGGAGCTGCTTAATCAAGCCGCGCCAGCCGATCTCGGCTACGACGAATCCAACCCCGGTGCCGACGGCACGGATTCCGCCGGCCACCTCTGGCTTAAGGAAAAATCCTCCGCCGTCCGGCGCGCCCTCGCCACCCTCCCCGGCGATCAACGCGACGTCCTCCAGCTCGCCTACTTCGGCGGCCTCACCCAGTTGGAAATCGCCGAAAAACTTTCCCAGCCTCTCGGCACCGTCAAAGCCCGCATCCGCCGCGGCTTGCTCAAACTTCGCGACGTGCTCGCGCCGCAGTTATGA